In Halorussus limi, a genomic segment contains:
- a CDS encoding alpha-ketoacid dehydrogenase subunit beta, translated as MSQQAQQQETENLTLVQAVRDGLYTEMQQDDDVLVMGEDVGKNGGVFRATEGLYDEFGGDRVIDTPLAESGIIGTAIGMAAYGLKPVPEIQFMGFIYPGFDQIVSHAARLRTRSRGRFTCPMVIRAPYGGGIRAPEHHSESTEAFFAHQPGLKVVIPSTPYDTKGLLTSAIRDPDPVMFLEPKLIYRAFRGDVPTESYEVPIGEAAVREEGSDISVFTWGAMTRPTVEAAQQLEGEIDVEVVDLRTVSPLDEETIVESFKKTGRAAVVHEAPKTGGLGAEISSIIQEEALLYQEAPVERITGFDTPFPLYALEDYYLPEPARIKEGIRDAVNF; from the coding sequence ATGAGTCAACAAGCACAACAGCAAGAGACCGAGAACCTCACGCTGGTGCAGGCGGTTCGAGACGGACTGTACACCGAGATGCAGCAGGACGACGACGTGCTCGTCATGGGCGAAGACGTCGGCAAGAACGGCGGCGTGTTCCGCGCGACCGAGGGCCTCTACGACGAGTTCGGCGGGGACCGCGTCATCGACACGCCGCTGGCCGAGTCCGGCATCATCGGCACCGCCATCGGCATGGCGGCCTACGGACTGAAGCCCGTCCCCGAAATCCAGTTCATGGGGTTCATCTACCCCGGTTTCGACCAGATAGTGAGCCACGCCGCGCGACTGCGAACCCGTAGCCGCGGCCGGTTCACCTGTCCGATGGTCATCCGCGCGCCCTACGGCGGCGGCATCCGCGCGCCGGAACACCACTCCGAGTCCACGGAGGCGTTCTTCGCCCACCAGCCCGGACTCAAGGTCGTCATCCCCAGCACGCCCTACGACACCAAGGGCCTGCTCACGTCGGCCATCCGCGACCCCGACCCGGTGATGTTCCTCGAACCGAAGCTCATCTACCGGGCGTTCCGCGGCGACGTGCCGACCGAGTCCTACGAGGTGCCCATCGGCGAGGCCGCCGTCCGCGAGGAAGGGTCGGACATCTCGGTGTTCACGTGGGGCGCGATGACCCGACCGACCGTCGAGGCCGCCCAGCAGTTGGAGGGCGAAATCGACGTGGAGGTCGTGGACCTCCGAACCGTCTCGCCGCTCGACGAGGAGACCATCGTGGAGTCGTTCAAGAAGACGGGCCGGGCGGCGGTCGTCCACGAAGCGCCGAAGACCGGCGGTCTCGGCGCGGAAATCTCCTCCATCATCCAAGAGGAGGCACTACTGTATCAGGAGGCACCGGTCGAGCGCATCACCGGGTTCGACACGCCGTTCCCGCTGTACGCGCTCGAAGACTACTACCTCCCCGAACCCGCCCGCATCAAGGAAGGCATCCGGGACGCCGTGAACTTCTGA
- a CDS encoding dihydrolipoamide acetyltransferase family protein: MVREFKLPDVGEGVAEGEIVSWLVEEGDTVTEDQAVAEVETDKAIVEVPSPVNGTVREIIPEEGEVVEVGSVIITFDVEGEPVEEGQTEGEARRAAESDAGTAPESEASGEAEQATTQGDATEETVAEEVSTGEGRVFAAPSARRVARELGVDIAAVEGTGPSGRVTEQDVRQAAESGGEASGDATDEAPAEAEAPTGEVGATREQDAQPTTATAGATGGPAPEAADRERTLAAPATRRIADEQGVDLNAVPATEQRDGEAFVTSEAVMQYAEAQRQAQQAQAETAAATPEGERVERIQYKGVRKTIGDAMSQSKYTAPHVTHHDTAVVEELVNTRERLKPKAEEQGIRLTYMPFVMKAVVAALKQHPKLNAELDEEAGEILRKNYYNVGVATATDAGLMVPVVDDVDGKGLLQISSEVNEVVQKARDRSISRDELQGSTFSVTNFGAIGGEYATPILNYPEAAILGIGELKQRPVVEEGEVVAKHTLPISLSIDHRIVDGADAAAFANTFIEYVENPELLLLE; encoded by the coding sequence ATGGTACGAGAATTCAAACTCCCCGACGTGGGCGAGGGCGTCGCAGAGGGCGAAATCGTCAGTTGGCTGGTCGAGGAGGGCGACACCGTCACCGAGGACCAAGCGGTCGCCGAGGTCGAGACCGACAAGGCTATCGTGGAGGTCCCGTCGCCGGTGAACGGCACGGTCCGGGAAATCATCCCCGAGGAGGGCGAAGTCGTCGAGGTCGGGTCGGTCATCATCACCTTCGACGTGGAGGGCGAACCGGTCGAAGAGGGCCAGACCGAGGGCGAAGCCCGGAGGGCCGCGGAGTCCGACGCCGGGACCGCCCCAGAGTCCGAGGCGTCGGGCGAAGCCGAGCAGGCGACGACGCAGGGCGACGCGACCGAGGAGACGGTCGCCGAGGAGGTTTCGACCGGCGAGGGACGCGTGTTCGCCGCGCCGAGCGCCCGCCGCGTCGCCCGCGAACTCGGCGTGGACATCGCCGCCGTCGAGGGCACCGGACCGAGCGGTCGCGTGACCGAGCAGGACGTGCGGCAGGCTGCAGAGTCCGGCGGCGAAGCGTCCGGCGATGCGACCGACGAGGCGCCCGCCGAGGCCGAGGCGCCGACCGGCGAGGTCGGAGCGACCCGCGAGCAGGACGCTCAGCCGACGACCGCGACCGCTGGCGCGACCGGCGGTCCCGCCCCGGAGGCGGCCGACCGCGAGCGGACGCTCGCCGCGCCCGCGACCCGGCGAATCGCCGACGAGCAGGGCGTAGACCTGAACGCGGTCCCGGCGACCGAACAGCGCGACGGCGAGGCGTTCGTCACCAGCGAGGCCGTGATGCAGTACGCCGAGGCCCAGCGACAGGCCCAGCAGGCGCAGGCCGAAACCGCGGCCGCGACGCCCGAGGGCGAGCGAGTCGAGCGCATCCAGTACAAGGGCGTTCGCAAGACCATCGGCGACGCGATGTCGCAGTCGAAGTACACCGCGCCCCACGTCACGCACCACGACACCGCCGTCGTCGAGGAACTCGTGAACACCCGCGAGCGACTCAAGCCGAAGGCCGAAGAACAGGGAATCCGGCTGACCTACATGCCGTTCGTGATGAAGGCCGTAGTCGCCGCGCTCAAGCAGCATCCCAAACTGAACGCCGAACTCGACGAGGAGGCCGGCGAAATCCTCCGGAAGAACTACTACAACGTCGGCGTGGCGACCGCGACCGACGCCGGACTGATGGTGCCGGTCGTCGACGACGTGGACGGCAAGGGCCTGCTCCAGATATCCAGCGAGGTCAACGAAGTGGTCCAGAAGGCCCGCGACCGCTCCATCTCCCGGGACGAGTTGCAGGGTTCGACGTTCAGCGTCACCAACTTCGGCGCCATCGGCGGCGAGTACGCGACGCCCATCCTCAACTACCCCGAGGCGGCCATCCTCGGCATCGGCGAACTGAAACAGCGCCCGGTCGTCGAGGAGGGCGAGGTCGTGGCCAAGCACACCCTGCCCATCTCGCTGTCCATCGACCACCGCATCGTGGACGGTGCCGACGCGGCGGCGTTCGCCAACACGTTCATCGAGTACGTCGAGAACCCCGAACTCCTGCTGCTGGAGTAG